The following coding sequences lie in one Candidatus Liberimonas magnetica genomic window:
- a CDS encoding DUF4062 domain-containing protein, translating into MKKQRIFISANQKELREERFAVKDVILNNSSLRNCFDVFLFEDLPATGKPPTSTYLKEVANSDIYIGVLGKEYGIKGADGLSATEREFKHFLKKNPNGDTLIYIKGKNDSIKDKDIQKFIKSAREVSIYKRFDIVEDLRTQVLNSLISCMDEKGMINLLSFDKRINIEASYSNIDEKQVKDFLETRAIKLKVAVPKIEIKDFLVNTLKVVSESGKKLVPTNTALLFFGKNPTDFIPQSEIRIARFKGSTRSYFLDSAEITGPIYKMLDQVERFFLRNTRLANKIVEFKRVDIPEYPYAAIREAVINAIAHRDYTRMGTPIMISIFDDRVEVSNPGGLLPGLNIKRLEGHHATRNENICHIFHETLDMERFGTGIGKMNRLMKEHGLSKPVLEEEGDFFVSRFFGPGDNILDLVPSIPKERQTDLKELGLNERQIEALRLMVNERHTFTIHKYTELFKNISDKTAKRDIKGLLDTGYIKKIGYKKGAYFQSNLDVPKK; encoded by the coding sequence ATGAAGAAACAACGAATTTTTATCAGCGCCAATCAGAAAGAACTTAGGGAAGAAAGATTTGCTGTAAAAGATGTAATTCTCAACAACTCTTCTTTAAGAAACTGCTTTGATGTATTTTTGTTTGAAGACCTTCCTGCTACGGGAAAACCGCCTACTTCAACTTATTTGAAAGAAGTAGCCAACAGTGATATTTACATAGGTGTTCTCGGCAAAGAATACGGCATCAAAGGAGCAGATGGCTTATCGGCTACTGAAAGAGAATTCAAACATTTTTTAAAAAAGAATCCTAACGGCGATACACTTATCTATATCAAAGGAAAAAATGATTCCATTAAGGACAAGGATATCCAGAAATTTATTAAATCTGCCCGGGAAGTATCTATTTACAAGCGTTTTGATATTGTTGAAGATCTAAGAACACAAGTGCTTAACAGCCTGATTTCCTGCATGGATGAAAAAGGAATGATAAATCTCCTATCTTTTGATAAAAGAATAAATATTGAAGCATCATACAGCAATATTGACGAAAAACAGGTTAAGGACTTTCTTGAAACCAGGGCTATAAAGCTTAAAGTTGCAGTACCAAAGATAGAAATAAAGGATTTTCTTGTTAATACACTTAAGGTCGTATCTGAATCTGGCAAGAAACTGGTTCCTACAAACACGGCTTTACTGTTTTTTGGCAAAAATCCTACCGACTTTATCCCTCAAAGTGAGATTAGAATCGCCCGGTTCAAAGGATCGACCCGCAGCTATTTTTTGGATTCCGCAGAAATAACCGGGCCCATATATAAGATGCTTGATCAGGTTGAAAGATTCTTTTTAAGAAATACCAGGCTTGCTAATAAAATTGTTGAATTTAAACGGGTTGATATTCCTGAATATCCCTACGCAGCGATACGTGAAGCTGTAATAAACGCTATCGCGCACCGGGACTATACCCGCATGGGAACGCCGATAATGATATCTATATTTGATGACAGGGTTGAAGTAAGCAATCCCGGCGGGCTTTTGCCCGGATTAAACATAAAAAGGCTTGAGGGCCATCATGCTACAAGAAATGAAAATATATGCCATATTTTTCATGAAACTCTTGATATGGAACGGTTCGGCACTGGTATCGGCAAAATGAACCGCTTAATGAAAGAACATGGGCTTAGTAAGCCTGTATTGGAAGAAGAAGGCGACTTCTTTGTATCCAGATTCTTTGGTCCCGGTGATAATATTTTAGATCTTGTGCCAAGCATTCCGAAAGAGCGCCAGACAGATTTAAAGGAACTAGGATTAAATGAGCGGCAAATAGAGGCTTTAAGGCTGATGGTTAATGAGCGCCATACTTTTACAATTCATAAATATACCGAACTGTTTAAAAATATTAGTGATAAAACTGCAAAAAGGGATATCAAAGGCTTATTAGATACCGGCTACATTAAGAAAATTGGATACAAGAAAGGTGCATATTTCCAGTCTAACCTCGATGTCCCTAAAAAGTAA